In one window of Lacticaseibacillus casei DSM 20011 = JCM 1134 = ATCC 393 DNA:
- a CDS encoding DUF3290 family protein produces the protein MGTTFFAYSVLTHQDNWQNTLRYGIIIIGAVAIIAYLVYFLRHKRSNKYRDLLVLVALIELLTIGIQIRDLQASRTATVNSQAVATLLRSVATQKQVSVNQLYANSSTVHTGMLVTIGRSTKKMYTVTINADNNSYQLTKTTLIVPQVQFVTK, from the coding sequence ATGGGAACAACTTTTTTTGCGTATTCAGTGCTGACTCATCAAGACAATTGGCAAAACACCTTGCGTTACGGCATCATCATCATCGGAGCTGTGGCGATCATTGCCTACCTGGTTTATTTTCTCCGTCACAAGCGCAGCAACAAATATCGTGACCTTTTAGTCCTGGTGGCTCTCATCGAGTTGTTGACCATCGGCATTCAGATTCGCGATCTTCAGGCAAGCCGCACTGCCACCGTTAATTCACAGGCAGTCGCTACTTTATTGCGCAGTGTCGCTACGCAGAAACAGGTGTCCGTCAATCAGCTGTATGCCAACAGTAGCACGGTTCACACGGGGATGCTGGTGACGATTGGACGGTCCACGAAAAAAATGTACACCGTCACGATCAACGCCGATAACAATAGTTACCAGCTCACCAAAACAACCTTAATTGTCCCGCAAGTCCAATTCGTCACTAAGTAG
- a CDS encoding vitamin B12 independent methionine synthase — translation MTEEVKIKAPFRADLVGSLLRPERLKVAHQQLDIGEIQQDQELAIQHEAIDHIVKKQVELGFNAVTDGEFSRRYWHLDFFWGLNGYEKDDSWKYEHDFKGGINAAANVHLAGKVSFNPQHPFFAAFEYLKSIVPEGVLPKQTIPSPALLFRDHRSDNWPKYYDTFDDYLADIVQAYVDTIQHFYDLGDRYLQIDDTNWAYLIQNLRDTENDPKKHEHFVALAKLAHRVIKAVLVKLPEDLTVTSHICRGNFQSTFLFSGGYQYVADDIGDLPYDGLFLEYDSQRAGSFEPLPQLWNGDPNKRIVLGLITSKFPELEDEEAVIERINVATAYVPLDNLALSTQCGFASTEEGNKLTEDDQWAKLALVQRIAHRVWADA, via the coding sequence ATGACAGAAGAAGTTAAAATCAAAGCACCATTTCGCGCTGATTTAGTTGGCAGTTTGTTGCGTCCGGAACGATTGAAAGTGGCGCATCAGCAACTGGACATTGGCGAGATTCAGCAGGATCAGGAGCTGGCGATTCAGCACGAAGCGATTGATCACATTGTCAAAAAGCAGGTTGAATTAGGCTTTAATGCGGTCACGGATGGGGAGTTTTCCCGCCGGTACTGGCATCTGGATTTCTTCTGGGGCTTAAATGGCTATGAAAAAGATGATTCCTGGAAGTATGAACATGATTTTAAAGGCGGCATCAATGCGGCGGCGAACGTTCATTTGGCGGGAAAGGTCAGCTTTAACCCACAGCATCCATTCTTTGCGGCATTTGAGTATCTTAAAAGTATCGTGCCGGAAGGGGTACTGCCAAAACAGACGATTCCCAGTCCAGCCTTGCTGTTTCGGGATCATCGTAGTGACAACTGGCCGAAGTATTATGACACCTTTGATGACTATTTAGCCGATATTGTCCAGGCTTATGTCGATACGATTCAGCACTTTTATGATTTAGGCGATCGTTATCTTCAAATCGATGACACGAACTGGGCATATCTGATTCAGAACTTGAGGGACACCGAAAACGATCCGAAGAAACATGAACATTTTGTGGCATTAGCTAAGCTGGCCCACCGCGTGATTAAAGCGGTTTTGGTGAAATTGCCGGAAGATTTGACGGTCACCTCACATATCTGTCGCGGCAATTTCCAGTCGACGTTTTTGTTCTCCGGCGGCTATCAATATGTGGCTGATGATATTGGGGACTTGCCATACGACGGGCTGTTTCTTGAATATGACAGTCAACGGGCCGGGTCGTTTGAACCGTTGCCGCAACTTTGGAACGGGGATCCCAACAAACGAATTGTATTAGGTTTGATCACCTCGAAATTTCCGGAATTAGAAGATGAAGAAGCGGTGATCGAACGCATCAACGTCGCAACTGCTTACGTGCCGTTAGACAATCTGGCTTTGTCCACTCAATGCGGCTTTGCGTCGACCGAAGAAGGTAATAAGCTGACAGAAGACGATCAATGGGCCAAGTTGGCGTTAGTTCAACGCATTGCCCATCGTGTTTGGGCTGATGCCTGA
- a CDS encoding S-ribosylhomocysteine lyase, whose amino-acid sequence MAKVESFTLDHTAVKAPYVRLITTEKGTKGDEISNYDLRLVQPNTAAIDTAGLHTIEHLLASLLRDRMDGVIDCSPFGCRTGFHLITWGTHSTTEVAKALKSSLEAIANDITWDDVPGVDIKSCGNYKDHSLFSAKEWAKLILSRGISDDPYVCQVV is encoded by the coding sequence ATGGCAAAAGTCGAAAGCTTCACATTGGATCACACGGCAGTCAAGGCACCTTACGTACGTTTGATTACGACTGAAAAAGGTACCAAAGGCGATGAAATTTCGAATTATGATCTGCGGTTGGTTCAACCTAACACCGCAGCCATCGATACGGCTGGTTTGCACACGATCGAGCACTTGTTAGCATCGTTGTTGCGCGATCGGATGGATGGCGTCATCGATTGTTCACCATTTGGCTGCCGAACCGGATTCCATCTGATTACCTGGGGCACGCACAGCACCACTGAAGTAGCCAAGGCTCTCAAGTCCAGCCTGGAAGCAATTGCCAATGATATTACCTGGGATGATGTACCGGGCGTTGATATCAAGAGTTGCGGCAATTACAAAGATCACAGTCTTTTTTCGGCCAAGGAATGGGCAAAGCTAATTCTGAGCCGCGGCATTTCCGACGACCCATATGTGTGTCAGGTTGTCTGA
- a CDS encoding TVP38/TMEM64 family protein: MTPKNIRHLINLATVAVVIALIAVTIYWYDLGILSDVKVLQAYIAQLGLTGVLFFVIIQVIQVVIPIIPGGISTAAGVILFGPWFGFLYNYVGIAIGSFINFFLARRYGKPLLTYLISEKTYDKYIGYTKNQTRFDRLFTLAIVLPVAPDDVLCLLAGLTKMTFTKFFWIIILGKPITIFAYSMSLLYGGRWLIDLFS; encoded by the coding sequence ATGACTCCCAAAAATATCCGCCATTTGATTAACCTGGCAACCGTTGCTGTTGTCATCGCTTTAATTGCTGTGACTATCTACTGGTATGACCTCGGCATTCTCTCCGATGTCAAGGTCCTGCAAGCTTATATCGCTCAACTCGGCCTGACCGGTGTTCTGTTTTTTGTCATCATTCAGGTTATTCAGGTTGTCATTCCGATCATTCCCGGCGGCATTAGCACAGCAGCCGGGGTCATTCTTTTTGGCCCGTGGTTTGGTTTTCTCTACAACTATGTCGGCATTGCGATTGGCTCGTTCATCAACTTTTTCCTCGCGCGACGCTATGGTAAACCGCTGCTGACTTATTTGATATCGGAAAAAACTTACGACAAATACATCGGATATACAAAAAATCAAACGCGTTTCGACCGGTTATTTACCTTGGCGATTGTGTTACCGGTCGCACCTGATGATGTATTGTGTCTGCTGGCTGGTTTAACCAAAATGACGTTCACAAAATTCTTCTGGATTATCATCCTTGGAAAGCCCATTACGATTTTCGCCTACAGTATGAGCCTTCTTTACGGTGGCCGCTGGTTGATCGATTTATTCAGTTAA
- the ruvA gene encoding Holliday junction branch migration protein RuvA, with the protein MYEYFEGTIQAITPAYIVIDVNGIGFRLLVANPYDFEAGKQMRIYVQLIIRDNDQALYGFESAADKRTFNQLLTVTGIGPKSALAILANVSSGGLATAIAQNDVKFLTKFPGIGKKTAAQIILDLKGKISADAQPSPAAITPTASDVAPALADALAALVALGYTQRAVDGITDALKAFDATTTDAYLREGLRLLSGRA; encoded by the coding sequence ATGTACGAATACTTTGAAGGCACGATTCAGGCCATTACCCCTGCGTACATCGTGATTGATGTCAACGGTATCGGATTTCGCTTGCTAGTCGCCAACCCATATGACTTTGAAGCCGGTAAGCAGATGCGAATTTATGTGCAGCTGATTATCCGCGACAATGATCAAGCCTTGTATGGTTTTGAATCTGCCGCGGATAAGCGCACGTTTAACCAGTTGCTGACCGTCACCGGGATTGGCCCGAAATCGGCGCTGGCTATTTTGGCGAATGTCTCCAGCGGCGGCCTGGCAACTGCCATTGCTCAGAATGACGTTAAGTTCCTGACCAAGTTTCCGGGTATCGGCAAGAAAACCGCAGCTCAGATCATTCTCGATCTAAAAGGAAAAATTTCAGCGGATGCCCAGCCGTCGCCCGCTGCCATCACGCCGACAGCTAGTGACGTGGCACCGGCGCTGGCCGATGCATTGGCGGCTTTAGTCGCTTTAGGATACACCCAACGGGCAGTCGACGGTATCACAGATGCTTTGAAGGCATTTGATGCCACAACAACTGATGCCTATTTGCGCGAAGGCTTGCGATTATTAAGCGGACGTGCGTAG
- the ruvB gene encoding Holliday junction branch migration DNA helicase RuvB → MADANKDRLVSGDIDDLNEAQIEKSLRPRMLAQYIGQDRVKHQLQVYITAAKQREESLDHVLLYGPPGLGKTTLALVIANELGVNIRTTSGPAIEKPGDLVALLNELRPGDVLFVDEIHRLPKIVEEMLYSAMEDFYIDIVVGQGPTAHPVHFPLPPFTLIGATTRAGMLSAPLRDRFGISEHMAYYSPDDLSEIVKRSATVFNMAIDAEGAHEIARRSRGTPRVANRLLKRVRDFAEVAGKSPVDLQMVDHALDQLQVDAQGLDQIDRKLLMFMIRDYQGGPVGLSTIAANIGEEMATIEEMYEPYLLQIGYLKRTPRGRMVTPAGFAHMGMTAPEPDNRAQ, encoded by the coding sequence TTGGCAGACGCAAACAAGGATCGGTTGGTATCAGGCGACATTGACGACCTGAACGAAGCGCAAATTGAAAAGAGCCTACGTCCACGGATGCTGGCGCAATACATTGGCCAGGATCGGGTTAAACATCAGCTGCAGGTCTATATCACCGCGGCTAAGCAACGCGAAGAGTCCTTGGATCACGTGTTGCTTTACGGGCCGCCGGGATTGGGGAAAACCACGCTGGCATTAGTTATTGCCAATGAGCTAGGCGTCAACATTCGGACCACTTCCGGACCGGCCATTGAAAAGCCGGGCGACTTGGTGGCGCTGTTGAATGAGTTACGCCCTGGTGACGTGTTGTTTGTCGATGAAATTCACCGCTTACCCAAAATTGTTGAAGAAATGCTTTATTCAGCGATGGAGGACTTTTATATTGATATCGTGGTGGGTCAGGGACCGACAGCGCATCCGGTTCATTTTCCCTTACCGCCGTTTACACTAATCGGTGCCACGACGCGTGCAGGCATGCTGTCAGCGCCATTGCGGGATCGATTTGGCATCAGTGAACATATGGCGTATTATTCGCCTGACGACTTAAGTGAGATTGTTAAGCGGTCGGCAACGGTTTTTAACATGGCGATTGATGCTGAAGGCGCTCATGAAATTGCGCGGCGGTCGCGGGGCACACCGCGCGTTGCCAATCGTCTCCTGAAACGGGTGCGCGATTTTGCGGAAGTTGCCGGTAAAAGTCCGGTTGATTTGCAAATGGTCGATCATGCCTTGGATCAATTACAGGTTGATGCGCAAGGACTCGATCAAATTGATCGAAAACTATTGATGTTCATGATCCGCGACTACCAAGGCGGACCGGTCGGCTTATCCACGATCGCTGCGAACATTGGCGAAGAAATGGCCACCATTGAAGAAATGTACGAACCCTATTTGCTGCAGATTGGCTATTTAAAACGAACACCACGCGGCCGCATGGTGACGCCGGCCGGATTTGCGCATATGGGGATGACGGCGCCGGAGCCTGACAACCGGGCGCAGTAA
- the queA gene encoding tRNA preQ1(34) S-adenosylmethionine ribosyltransferase-isomerase QueA translates to MEANKVQDKKRYRQVENKNYQLSDFDYDLPHELIAQTPLKERDASRLLVLNADTGAMQDRHFYDILDYFKPGDALVMNDTRVMPARLYGVKPETGAHMEVLLLNNTSGDDWETLMKPARKAPVGTVIDFGDGLLKATVTKELDNGGRMIHFDYDGIFMEILDKLGETPLPPYIKEKLDDPEMYQTVYSKELGSAAAPTAGLHWTKELLKKVQDKGVKLVYLTLHVGLGTFRPVVEENIESHKMHSEFYRLTPEAAATLNEVRDNGGRIIATGTTSIRTLEAIGTKFDGEIKPDSGWTDIFIKPGYQWKVVDAFITNFHLPKSTLVMLVAAFTGRDTILNAYKHAIEEKYRFFSFGDAMFIY, encoded by the coding sequence ATGGAAGCGAACAAGGTGCAAGACAAAAAACGTTATCGTCAAGTAGAAAATAAAAATTATCAACTTTCGGATTTCGATTATGATCTGCCACATGAATTAATTGCGCAGACACCGCTGAAGGAACGCGATGCCAGTCGGTTACTGGTACTGAATGCTGATACCGGTGCCATGCAAGATCGGCATTTTTATGATATTTTGGATTATTTTAAACCAGGAGACGCACTGGTCATGAATGACACTCGGGTGATGCCGGCGCGGCTTTATGGTGTTAAGCCGGAAACCGGCGCGCACATGGAAGTCTTGTTACTTAACAACACGTCCGGCGATGACTGGGAAACTTTGATGAAGCCAGCGCGTAAGGCACCGGTTGGCACCGTGATTGACTTTGGTGACGGCTTGTTGAAGGCAACGGTCACCAAAGAACTGGATAATGGTGGTCGCATGATTCATTTTGATTACGATGGCATTTTCATGGAAATTCTGGACAAGCTTGGCGAAACGCCACTCCCGCCTTACATCAAAGAAAAACTTGACGATCCGGAGATGTACCAGACAGTTTATTCTAAGGAATTAGGATCCGCAGCAGCCCCAACAGCCGGGTTGCACTGGACCAAAGAATTGCTGAAAAAAGTGCAGGATAAAGGGGTCAAATTAGTTTATCTGACCCTGCATGTCGGCCTCGGCACGTTCCGGCCAGTGGTTGAGGAAAATATCGAATCCCATAAAATGCACAGCGAATTTTACCGCTTAACCCCTGAAGCAGCGGCAACCCTAAATGAGGTCCGCGACAACGGCGGCCGCATCATCGCAACCGGGACAACGTCAATTCGGACGCTCGAAGCCATCGGCACCAAGTTCGACGGTGAAATCAAACCGGACTCTGGCTGGACCGACATCTTCATCAAGCCAGGCTACCAGTGGAAAGTCGTCGACGCCTTCATCACCAACTTTCATCTACCAAAATCAACCCTAGTCATGCTAGTAGCCGCCTTCACCGGCCGCGACACCATTCTGAATGCTTACAAGCATGCGATTGAAGAAAAATATCGGTTCTTTAGTTTTGGGGATGCCATGTTCATCTATTGA
- the tgt gene encoding tRNA guanosine(34) transglycosylase Tgt, which produces MEPAVKYHLIHQDKHSGARLGELITPHGTFPTPMFMPVGTQASVKTMAPEELDTMGATVILANTYHLWLRPGPELIEEAGGLHKFMNWHKGILTDSGGFQVFSLADTRHITEDGVTFKNHLNGAKMFLSPEKAIAIENALGSDIMMSLDECPPFFESYDYVKKSVARTSRWAERGLKAHKNPDWQALFGIVQGAGFRDLREQSAKDLVSMDFPGYSIGGLSVGESKDEMNHVLDFTTPLLPENKPRYLMGVGSADALIDGALRGIDMFDCVLPTRIARNGTCMTSRGRLVIKNAKYAHDFGPLDPNCNCYACRNYSRAYIRHLIHVGEAFGIRLTTYHNLYFLLHLMQQVREAIANDDLLAFREDFFEAYGYNKEKAKNF; this is translated from the coding sequence ATGGAACCAGCTGTTAAATATCATCTCATCCATCAAGATAAGCATAGCGGTGCCCGTTTAGGTGAATTAATCACGCCACACGGGACTTTTCCGACGCCTATGTTTATGCCGGTGGGGACGCAGGCAAGCGTTAAAACGATGGCGCCGGAGGAACTAGATACGATGGGCGCCACCGTTATTTTAGCCAACACGTACCATCTGTGGTTGCGCCCGGGACCAGAGCTAATTGAAGAAGCCGGTGGGTTGCACAAATTTATGAATTGGCATAAAGGCATTTTGACTGACTCAGGCGGTTTTCAGGTCTTTTCGCTTGCCGATACCCGACATATCACGGAGGACGGCGTTACGTTCAAGAACCATCTTAACGGGGCGAAAATGTTTCTGTCACCGGAAAAAGCCATTGCCATTGAAAATGCGCTTGGCTCTGATATCATGATGAGTCTGGATGAGTGTCCGCCATTTTTTGAAAGCTATGATTACGTCAAAAAGAGTGTGGCGCGAACCAGTCGTTGGGCGGAGCGGGGGTTAAAAGCCCACAAGAATCCGGATTGGCAAGCGTTGTTTGGTATTGTTCAAGGGGCAGGTTTCAGAGATCTGCGTGAGCAAAGTGCCAAGGACTTGGTCAGCATGGACTTCCCAGGCTATTCGATTGGCGGGTTGTCGGTTGGTGAATCCAAAGATGAGATGAATCACGTATTGGACTTTACGACGCCGCTGCTGCCGGAGAATAAACCGCGTTATCTGATGGGTGTGGGGTCGGCGGATGCGCTCATTGACGGGGCATTGCGCGGCATTGATATGTTTGACTGCGTTTTGCCAACGCGGATCGCCCGCAACGGCACCTGCATGACCAGTCGTGGCCGCCTTGTCATCAAAAACGCGAAGTATGCCCATGACTTTGGCCCGCTCGATCCTAATTGTAACTGTTATGCGTGCCGCAATTACAGCCGCGCCTATATTCGCCATCTGATTCACGTTGGCGAAGCGTTTGGCATTCGGTTGACGACCTACCATAACCTGTATTTCCTGTTACACCTGATGCAGCAGGTTCGCGAAGCCATTGCGAATGACGACCTCTTGGCTTTCCGCGAAGACTTTTTTGAAGCTTATGGGTACAACAAGGAAAAAGCAAAGAATTTCTAG
- the yajC gene encoding preprotein translocase subunit YajC, with translation MIVLLVAFFAFMYFFMIRPQKKQQQKRQEMLNGLKKGDPIVTIGGLHGVIDSIDQQAGTVVIDSDGIYLTFNLNAVRGVASRPATPAPAAKSEEAANTDEQRAAKAADDTESEADSQAAATDDTTSEADNKQN, from the coding sequence ATGATCGTTCTGTTAGTTGCTTTTTTTGCCTTCATGTACTTTTTCATGATTCGTCCGCAAAAAAAGCAGCAGCAGAAGCGCCAGGAAATGCTGAATGGGTTAAAAAAAGGCGATCCGATTGTGACAATTGGCGGCCTGCACGGGGTTATCGACTCCATTGACCAGCAAGCAGGAACGGTTGTCATCGATTCTGACGGGATTTATCTGACGTTCAACTTAAACGCGGTTCGTGGCGTAGCTTCTCGTCCCGCAACACCGGCGCCAGCAGCCAAGTCAGAAGAAGCTGCCAATACGGATGAACAACGAGCAGCCAAAGCAGCTGACGACACAGAATCGGAAGCTGATAGCCAAGCAGCTGCCACAGACGACACGACTTCGGAAGCAGACAACAAACAGAATTAA
- the adhE gene encoding bifunctional acetaldehyde-CoA/alcohol dehydrogenase, with protein sequence MLKNTAKTATEVDVKQMIDELVANAHSALKIMKTFDQEKIDHIVHRMAIAGLDHHMELAKLAVDETGRGVWEDKAIKNMFATEEIWHSIKNNKTVGVINEDKQRGLVSIAEPIGVIAGVTPVTNPTSTTIFKSEISIKTRNPIIFAFHPGAQKSSARALEVIREEAEKAGLPKGALQYIPVPSMEATKALMDHPGIATILATGGPGMVKSAYSSGKPALGVGAGNAPAYIEASANIKQAVNDLVLSKSFDNGMICASEQGAIVDSSIYDAVKKEFEAQGAYFVQPKDMKKFESTVINLEKQSVNPRIVGQSPKQIAEWAGIQIPEGTTILIAELKGVGVKYPLSREKLSPVLAMVKADGHEDAFKKCETMLDIGGLGHTAVIHTADEDLALKYADAMQACRILINTPSSVGGIGDLYNEMIPSLTLGCGSYGGNSISHNVGTVDLLNIKTMAKRRNNMQWMKLPPKIYFEKNSVRYLEHMEGIKRAFIVADRSMEKLGFVKIIEDVLARRENPVQVQTFVDVEPDPSTDTVFKGTDIMRSFGPDTVIAIGGGSVMDAAKGMCLFNDAGDADFFGAKQKFLDIRKRTYTFPKLNKTKLVCIPTTSGTGSEVTPFAVITDSKAGIKYPLADYALTPDIAIVDSQFIESVPPVVVADSGLDVLCHATESYVSTMATHYTKGLSLEAIKLVFENLEKSYHGDIAAKSKMHDASTIAGMAFANALLGINHSIAHKLGQAFHLPHGRCIAITMPHVIRFNASQPKKRAIWAKYSYFRANEDYAEIARYLGLPGKTTDELVESYVQAFIKLAHSVGIKLSLKDQGVKKADLDKQVDRLAELAYEDNCTVTNPQEPLISDLKHIILDEYEGTESTF encoded by the coding sequence ATGCTTAAGAATACCGCGAAAACTGCTACTGAAGTTGATGTGAAGCAAATGATCGACGAACTGGTTGCCAATGCGCACTCAGCTTTGAAGATTATGAAAACCTTTGATCAAGAAAAGATCGATCACATCGTTCATCGGATGGCGATTGCTGGCTTGGATCATCATATGGAATTGGCAAAACTCGCCGTTGATGAAACCGGCCGTGGAGTTTGGGAAGATAAAGCCATCAAGAATATGTTTGCCACCGAAGAAATCTGGCATTCAATTAAGAACAATAAGACGGTTGGCGTGATCAATGAAGATAAGCAACGCGGCTTGGTGTCAATTGCCGAACCGATCGGGGTTATTGCCGGGGTAACACCGGTGACCAATCCGACTTCTACCACAATCTTCAAATCCGAAATTTCAATCAAAACCCGTAATCCGATTATTTTCGCTTTCCATCCGGGTGCCCAAAAGTCTTCAGCGCGTGCGCTGGAAGTCATCCGTGAAGAAGCTGAAAAAGCCGGATTGCCAAAAGGCGCTTTACAGTATATTCCGGTACCAAGCATGGAAGCGACCAAGGCTCTGATGGATCATCCAGGCATTGCGACGATCCTGGCAACAGGTGGCCCGGGCATGGTTAAGTCCGCCTATTCTTCTGGCAAGCCTGCTTTAGGGGTTGGTGCAGGGAATGCCCCGGCATACATCGAAGCCAGTGCCAACATCAAACAGGCCGTCAATGACCTAGTACTTTCCAAGAGTTTTGACAATGGTATGATCTGTGCTTCCGAACAAGGAGCGATTGTTGATTCCAGCATTTACGATGCCGTGAAGAAAGAATTCGAAGCCCAAGGCGCTTATTTTGTTCAACCTAAGGACATGAAGAAGTTTGAAAGCACCGTGATCAATCTTGAAAAGCAAAGCGTCAATCCGCGCATTGTCGGTCAAAGTCCGAAGCAGATTGCTGAGTGGGCCGGTATTCAAATTCCGGAAGGTACCACGATTCTGATCGCTGAACTTAAAGGCGTGGGCGTGAAGTATCCACTTTCCCGCGAAAAGCTGAGCCCGGTTTTGGCCATGGTCAAAGCTGACGGGCATGAAGATGCCTTCAAGAAATGCGAAACTATGTTGGACATTGGCGGGTTAGGGCACACAGCGGTTATTCATACGGCAGATGAAGACTTGGCTTTGAAGTATGCCGATGCCATGCAGGCTTGCCGGATCTTGATCAACACGCCATCTTCTGTCGGCGGGATCGGGGACCTTTATAACGAAATGATTCCTAGCCTGACGCTGGGCTGCGGCTCTTACGGCGGCAACTCGATTTCGCACAATGTGGGGACAGTTGACTTGCTGAATATCAAGACCATGGCAAAACGGCGCAACAATATGCAATGGATGAAATTGCCGCCAAAGATTTATTTTGAAAAAAACTCGGTTCGCTATCTGGAACACATGGAAGGCATTAAGCGGGCGTTCATCGTTGCCGACCGCAGCATGGAAAAGCTGGGTTTCGTGAAGATCATTGAAGATGTACTGGCACGCCGGGAAAATCCGGTTCAGGTGCAGACCTTCGTTGATGTTGAACCTGATCCATCAACCGACACTGTCTTCAAAGGAACCGATATCATGCGGTCATTTGGTCCGGATACTGTCATTGCTATCGGTGGCGGCTCGGTTATGGATGCTGCCAAGGGTATGTGCTTATTCAATGACGCCGGGGATGCCGACTTCTTCGGGGCTAAGCAAAAGTTTCTGGATATTCGTAAGCGGACTTACACCTTCCCGAAACTGAACAAGACCAAACTGGTTTGCATCCCGACGACTTCCGGTACCGGTTCTGAGGTTACCCCATTTGCGGTTATCACGGATTCGAAAGCAGGCATCAAGTATCCCTTAGCCGATTATGCGCTGACCCCGGATATCGCGATTGTGGACAGTCAATTCATTGAATCCGTACCGCCAGTGGTTGTTGCCGACTCCGGTCTCGATGTTCTCTGCCATGCAACTGAAAGCTATGTATCCACCATGGCAACCCACTATACTAAGGGCTTGAGCCTTGAAGCGATCAAGCTGGTATTTGAAAACCTTGAAAAGAGTTATCACGGCGACATCGCTGCGAAATCCAAGATGCATGATGCTTCAACGATTGCCGGGATGGCCTTTGCCAACGCACTGCTGGGAATTAACCACAGTATTGCCCACAAGTTGGGTCAGGCGTTCCATCTCCCTCATGGCCGTTGCATTGCGATCACCATGCCACACGTGATCCGTTTCAATGCCAGTCAGCCGAAGAAGCGCGCTATCTGGGCTAAGTACAGTTACTTCCGCGCCAACGAAGATTATGCAGAAATTGCCCGTTATCTTGGCTTGCCAGGTAAAACCACCGATGAACTGGTAGAAAGCTACGTTCAGGCCTTCATCAAACTGGCACACAGCGTTGGCATCAAGTTGAGTCTGAAGGATCAAGGGGTTAAAAAAGCCGATCTGGACAAGCAGGTTGATCGACTTGCCGAACTTGCTTACGAAGACAACTGCACAGTCACCAATCCACAAGAACCATTAATCAGTGATTTGAAGCACATCATTCTCGATGAATACGAAGGCACGGAATCGACTTTCTAG
- a CDS encoding metal-dependent transcriptional regulator, with protein MTPNKEDYLKLIFEIGGDTELVSNKQIVAGMHVSAASVSEMINKLGEEKLVAHTPYQGIQLTSAGRKKAAILVRNHRLWEVFLVKCLKYSPDAVHQEAEKLEHALTPEMAKRLSAMLGNPEYCPHGGVIPDAEGHYIQQSRVTLGTMEVGQRGHIERVIDEVSLIDYTVKIDLRLDDAFTVTAKTLDAVIIKLDRTGKELAVDADRAAHIFVEL; from the coding sequence ATGACACCGAATAAAGAAGATTATCTTAAGTTGATTTTTGAGATCGGCGGTGACACCGAACTGGTCTCTAATAAGCAAATCGTTGCGGGGATGCATGTTTCTGCTGCCTCGGTCAGTGAGATGATCAATAAACTGGGTGAAGAAAAACTGGTCGCGCACACGCCTTACCAGGGCATCCAATTGACATCGGCAGGCCGGAAAAAAGCGGCTATTTTGGTGCGTAATCATCGTCTTTGGGAAGTGTTTTTAGTTAAATGCCTGAAGTATTCGCCGGATGCTGTTCATCAGGAGGCGGAAAAATTGGAACATGCCCTGACACCGGAGATGGCAAAACGGCTGTCTGCCATGTTGGGAAATCCCGAATACTGTCCGCATGGTGGCGTGATTCCGGATGCGGAAGGCCACTATATCCAGCAGAGTCGCGTCACTTTGGGTACAATGGAAGTTGGTCAACGCGGTCATATCGAACGGGTAATTGATGAGGTTTCGTTAATTGATTACACCGTCAAAATCGATCTACGCCTTGATGATGCCTTCACGGTGACGGCTAAAACACTGGATGCAGTGATCATCAAATTGGATCGAACAGGAAAAGAATTGGCGGTCGATGCCGATCGTGCTGCGCATATATTTGTTGAATTGTAA